TTTTCCAGCTCCCGAGGGCAGGACTGAGGggacccctctcctctccccgacCCCCGCTCTCTACAGGAACCAGGCAGCTCTGGCCTCCACTGAGGCATCTTCAGAATTCCAAGACTGTCTCTGGAATGCTGGGCCTCTCTGGGGAACGCCAAGTCTGGGGCACAGGTGGGGAGGCTGTGGAGTGGCTGGGCAGAGTACGGACAGCTGCTGACCTTCTGGCTGGAGCCTAGGCGCTGTGGCAGCTGTCCCTCTTGCAAGCACCACTGCTGACACCTCCACTTCCTTGCAGCCCCCCATCTACCCAAGGTCAGTTTCACTGTTCTGGCTGTAGCTCTGGCCTGGGTGCCCCCAGTAAGCAGAGAGCCACAAGACCCCATGCCTCCATTCCCTGCCAGGGAGGGAAAGTGGGTTGCTGGAGCCGTGAGGTTCATGGGAACTGGAAATCATGCCCATCAGGATCTGTTCCATCAGACAGAGTCCTCGGCTGGGAGCCAGGTGGCTCTACTCTCCCCCAGACTCACTGGATGAACTTGACAGGCCCCTGAATCTCTCTGGGCCCCAGGGTCCTTACCTGTCAAATGGGCAAGGGGAGTAGACGATATGCCCCTTGGTCCCGGGGAGTCAGCGTCGCCGGCAGGAAATCCAGGTGAGCGGGCAGATAGACTGGAGCCACGGGCCCGCTGAGCCCCCACAGTGCCCTGCTTCTTCCCAACCAGAAGCGAGAGGGAGCCGTGGCAGCCATGCCAAGTGGCATCCAGGGCCTAGCCTGGTGCTGAGTGACTGCCCTCTCCAAGTATAGGACCCCTTGGCTGCCAACTGGCTGACTAAAGCCAtggcccccaggagcctgtgaaatgcagattcctgggccaccACAGACTccaggtgtggaattgctggagACGGGGCCTGGGTACCAGCAGTTATAGAAGGGAGCCAGGTGGGTATGGAGCGTGGTAGTCTCTGATCTAACCTAACCCCTCCTGCAGAAGGTGGTGTGCAAGGGTGGTTAGAGCACAGGTTCTGGGACAGGGACAGAAACGGTCAGGACAGGAATGGACCCTAGTGAAGATTAGGGAATGAAAGCCAGACACCAGGCCTCCAGGGAGCAGGGCTTTATTTGCATTCCCTAGGACAGGGCTGGGGGAGGTAGTCAGGGAGGGCCCGTGGTCAAGGACACACCCAAGTTCACATCCTGGGGACCCTAGCCCCCTGCCCCTAACCCCGGGGCCCGGCTGGAGTTGGAAGGTGGCACAGGCAGCTCTGGGAGAAGGTCGGTGTCTACTCCACCCCCTTCATGAATTCCAGGAACTCTGTGAGAGAGGGGCAGGCATAGGTCAGaggtcagggctgggctgggcagggcatGGGCAGTGGGGATTCAGCGCACCCCTACTCACCGTCATAGTCAATGCGGCCATCGTTGTTCTTGTCACCATCCTTCATGAGCTCCTCAATGTCGTCCTCTGTGATGGTCTCACCGGTAGCCTGAAGCATGATCTTCAGCTCCTCCAGGTCGATGTAGCCGTCAGCGTTTCTGCCAGTTGGGTGAGGGGGGCCTCAGAGCCCATggtaggggcagggagaggggaagaggcagCCCTGCTCAAGACCCCGGGAAGTAAGGAAGGGCCACTGGGAGATGGGGCATCTCATCCCGCATTGCACAGAACGGGAGACTGAGGCCTCGAGGTCACAAGACTGTCCCCCTCTGCCCAGCTCTGCTAGGGTCAGGGTCAGAGGTCAAGGGTCACACACTCACTTGTCAAACATGCGGAAGAGGTCAGAAAGCTCCTCCTCAGACTTTCCTTTGCTGTCATCCTTCATGCACCGAACCATCATGACCAAGAACTCATCAAAGTCCACTGTGCCACTGCCTGAGGGGGTGGGCAGCACAGCCATTAGAGAGCAACGGTCAGAATGGCTGGCACTGCCCTTGACACTAGACCCCACTGTTCTCACTGCATCCTCATAGCAACTCTGTGTGACGAGTGTGGTCattgtgcccattttatagatgatacggccaaggctcagagaggctaaacaGCTCTTTTAAGGGCACAGagtaataagtggcagagccaggatgcagGTCCCCAGAGAGTTGGGGGCACtatgggcctggggctggggcgggggggcaAAGGGGCTCACCATCCTCATCCACCTCGTCAATCATCTCCTGCAGCTCCTCAGGTGTGGGGTTCTGCCCCAGCATCCTCATCACTTTGCCCAGCTCCTTGGTGCTGATGCAGCCATCCTCAGCGCCCAGCACGAAGATGTCAAAGGCTGCCTTGAACTCTGCGTCCaataggagaggaggggagacagAGCAGCCAGGGCTCAGCAGCCAAGAACCTGGAAGGCCAGACCCCTAGGGCCACCTGCTAACCTGCCCACTTCCCTCTGAGACCTCTGAGGTCACAGGGAGAGGGACCCCAGCCTCTGGCCTCCAGCCTGGGGTCCTCATGCTCCCCCAGCACAGCTCTGCTGTTCCCCCACATGCATGTTGGGGTACTCACCATTTTTCTGCTCTTCTGTCAGCTGCTCTACCTAGAGAGGAAAAGAGGTCTCAGGACCCAGGCTCAGGCCTTAACTGCTGTCGAGGAAACCAACCCATTCCACAGGTGGGAAGACTGAAGCCCGGAAGACGCAGGCCATTCCCAGGTCACAGAGCAGAGGCCTCAGTTCTCCCTCCTAGTCCCCAGAATCCTGAGGTGACCCAGCTGGCCTCACTGAGACTGGGCTCAGGACCAGGGTGACAGGTGGGCACCCCCTCCAGGACTAAGGTGACCCTGAGTAACAATAGTCAGTGACCACTCAACGCCCTttcgcccccaccccccaccgaaACCCAAGCTGGGTGGCCTGAGAGACAGCTGTCCCTCAGGTTGGAACAATAAAACCAGTGTGGGGGTGGGCAAAGCCGCCCACTGTAACCTGACCGGGGTGGCCACTGGGCTATTTTTAACATGGGACAAAGTTAAACCTGGTGATTGTTCTGGGGACTCTGGCATGCAGGGGTGGGGCAGCGTTATCTGGCCCCCTGGCCTGCTGGTGCCTCAGGAGCCAAAATTAGTCCCTGGCCCTGCCAGGCCTTGTATGGGCACAGGGTGGAGGGCTGGTGTTCCCCCCCCAGCTCCACGGACTCCTGCAGGATAGGCAGGGGCACCCCTATAGCCAGCCATAGcccttccctgcccaggaatggGGCCACATTTCCCAGGGCTGAGGGAGGGGTTCCCTTGTGGACAGCTGTCTGTGTCAAATGTCCTTGTCTCTGTGCTGGGGGTAGGTCAGCAACACGCCCCCTCCAGAGATAGAATAGCATCTGAAGCCCTTCAGTGGCCCCAGCAGGGACTTGGGGTGACCACCCGCTAGCCCTTACCCCTGGCTAAGCCACTGAGCCCTGAGCCTGCCAGGCCGGATGGGGGCTGGGGCCCCAGTGCTCTGCTCCTTCttcccagtccctccctccctgcctcaaaCTTCAAAGCCCCTTCTCCAGCTCAGGATTCTGGCTCTGCAGCCCCCTTCTCACAACCCCTGTCCCACCCTCCACAGCATCTTCAGCCAGTCAAGGGgactggagggggtgggggatttGGGAGTGTGTGAGAAGCAGAATGTGAGGGACAGAGATGGGGGGCAGGGAAACAGCGACAGAGCCACAGAGGAAGAGCCTAGGaggaacaaagagacagaaagagactgGGAAAGCGACCAGAGACACCAACGCAGAGAGATGTGGCCTGGAGACAATGACACAGACTATAGACATTTGGAGACAGGTCTAGACGTGATGCGAAAGCTTCGACATCCTCCTCCACCACCCTGCACAGCTCCCGCAGACCCTAAACTCACCCCTTCCACAACCGGGAACACCAGACCCACCGTCCCCTTGAAGGCCTGGGCTGAAAGTATGTGGGTCCTCTCCTGGGTCCCCACCACCTCCTGGGGGTGACCTTGCACCCCATCCCGAGCTGAATGAGCCCCCAGTGggcccacccaccccagccctgcccagaccCATCCCTCACCGCAGCCTTGTAGATGTCATCCATACTGGCGGCTCACAGGGCAGGCTGCTGGGGTTGCCAGCAGCCCTGGGCTTAAATAGCCCTGCCCCATCTCATTCCCCGCCCAGCCCACCCCTGCCTGCAGTAtcctccactccctccccccggctCTGGTGATCTCACACTGGCCTGAGTCCTGTGTCCTCTGCCCAGGGCAAGGAGCCGATGAAGGGCTACAAGGAGCAGGTCTCTTTTCCTCTGTCCCCCATTCCCCCAGGGGACTCTCTGGAAAGGTTTTAATGAGTGAAAACGTGAGCCCAGGACAGGACAGGAGCTGCAATGTAGTGGGCCTCAGGCCAGGCCCCTATACACGTTAGCTCAACTCCTATCCAACCAGGGAGGCGGGTGAGGCTCCTGGGGGGGTGGCGACTTGCTCAAGGTCTGTCTGACTTGGTAGCTCCCGCCTTAAGTTAAACCTCTCTGGAGTAGGGGCAGCAGCATGCAAGAAGAGGCTGCGAGTGTAGGACCGTGCCAAGAGAAGCCTCGAATGCCAAGCTCAGAGTATGGTGCTATGGAACTGGTGGAGAAGGAAGGCACTGACCTACCTCAGGAGAGTGTGGTCTGGAGCCCTTCTGCCAAGGGTGCCAGAGGAGCCATGCCCAAGACCGCTCATCTCCCCAGGGAGAAAAGTACTAGCTCTAGGCTTGACTGCACTCAAtcagtcattcagcaaatattgataCACCAACACATGCCCCATCTGTGTAAGACTCTCCCCCTCCAGTTCCGTTACCACCTCTCTTTTCTAGACCTGGGTCTTCCCCTGAGTTAGGGCTGCTTCTCTGTGCTTCCCCTTTCCAGTACTGTAGTTCCTGGGTCCAGGACCAGGCTGTTGCCCCCTCATTTTGAGCTCTGGTAGGACACCATCTGGGGGTCTTGTGCCAGATGGCCAGCACATATCCCTTCCTTCCACCTAACCCTTCACCTCCTTCACACAGAGCCTACACCAGTTCCCTGCCCTGCCTGACAGGCATTGCATGGATTAACCCACTCAATTCTCTAGAAGCCCATGTGACAGAGATCACCGAGTCTCGGAGAGGTTAAGAAATAGTCCAGAGTTATTCTGTCCTGCTTGGGCTCCAGGCACAGATCAgatcttccttctctctcaacCCTCTCGTGCCCTCCAGGGAATGAGCCCAAGAGCCAGGTGAGATGTGGTTACTGTCTCTTATctggagagggaaactgaggccaggcgTGGCAGTGActtgcttcgggtagcatggaagGTGCGGGGCCATCGCACCTCCCTTCCTGGGCACCTAGCGGCAGTGCCCAGAGCAGTCCCCGCATGGGCCCTCAGTTTCTCCCACGCTGCAAAGAGCGCGGCAGGCGGTGCCACGCAGGTACCGGTTACGCAAGAAGACAGTCCCCGGCGTCCTGCGCACGCGCGCCGCTGGCGGCTGCTGTCAATTACGCGCTAAGGGGGTAGAGCGGCGGGGGCGGGAGAAGGCGGCGGGGCCAAGATGGCTGCACGGCGCGcggcaggggcggggggcggcgggggcctGGGGGCGGTGGGACGCTGACCCCGCCCCCTGCTGCTGCCAGTCTGCGCCGGGCGGCGACAGTGACCGAGCCCGGAacatggcggcggcggcgcgcaGCTTTGGTCCCGAGCGGGAGGCCGAGCCGGTCAAGGAGGCGCGCGTCGTGGGTTCTGAGCTCGTGGACACGTATACGGTGTGCTGGGGGCTCGGGCGCCCGAACTGGAGGTGGCGGCTGGAACCCGGAGTCTGAGTCGGGGGTGTTGGGGAGGCCGTCTGAGCCCCGCAACTGGGGAGCTGGGGGTAGGCGGGCTGCGATTTTGAGGAGGGGGCCTGGGATGGCGGAATCTGGAGAAGGGGCCTGGGCCGCGCAGCTCCGGAAAGAGGGtcttggggtggggcccagggagggggcTTGGGAAGGGTACGCGTTTAGAAAAGGAGGCTAGGGTTGAGGAGAATC
This genomic interval from Balaenoptera ricei isolate mBalRic1 chromosome 11, mBalRic1.hap2, whole genome shotgun sequence contains the following:
- the TNNC1 gene encoding troponin C, slow skeletal and cardiac muscles, with protein sequence MDDIYKAAVEQLTEEQKNEFKAAFDIFVLGAEDGCISTKELGKVMRMLGQNPTPEELQEMIDEVDEDGSGTVDFDEFLVMMVRCMKDDSKGKSEEELSDLFRMFDKNADGYIDLEELKIMLQATGETITEDDIEELMKDGDKNNDGRIDYDEFLEFMKGVE